From one Brevibacterium sp. 'Marine' genomic stretch:
- the gcl gene encoding glyoxylate carboligase, whose product MTRMRAVDAVVLILEKEGATETFGLPGAAINPLYSAMRAHGGIRHTLARHVEGASHMADGYTRSAPGNIGVCLGTSGPAGTDMITGLYAAAADSQPILCITGQAPVAVLDKEDFQAVDIASIAKPVTKMAKTVLEAGQVPGVFQTAFQLMRSARPGPVLIDLPIDVQQTEIDFDIDTYEPLAPAKPAATAAQAEKILDLIAEAEHPIIIAGGGIINADAADRLVEFAELTSIPVSPTLMGWGAIPDDHPLAAGMVGIQTHVRYGNASFLESDLVIGIGNRWANRHTGNLEVYRKGRKFVHIDIEPTQIGRVFAPDFGVASDAGAALDALLAAARSRSGGLPDFTGWAGECTARKATEHRKTNFTEVPIKPQRVYQEMNQAFGKDVTYVSTIGLSQIAGAQMLHVYRPRHWINAGQAGPLGWTGPAALGVAKGKPGETVVALSGDYDFQFMIEELAVGAQHKIPYVHVVVNNSYLGLIRQSQRGFEMDYEVSLAFENINTAGSASSGYGVDHVAVAQGLGCKALRVEDPELIGEGLRVAKELMDEHQVPVVVEVILERVTNISMGTALDQINEFETLAQTPADAPSALIPMGELAAAK is encoded by the coding sequence ATGACACGCATGCGCGCAGTCGACGCCGTTGTGCTCATCCTCGAGAAGGAAGGCGCCACCGAGACCTTCGGGCTGCCGGGAGCGGCGATCAACCCGCTGTATTCGGCGATGAGGGCCCACGGCGGAATCCGCCACACCCTGGCCCGGCACGTCGAGGGAGCCTCGCATATGGCCGATGGCTACACCCGTTCGGCACCGGGCAACATCGGAGTCTGCCTGGGCACCTCGGGCCCGGCAGGGACGGACATGATCACCGGCCTCTACGCCGCGGCCGCCGACTCCCAGCCGATCCTGTGCATCACCGGCCAGGCTCCCGTGGCCGTGCTCGACAAGGAGGACTTCCAGGCCGTCGACATCGCCTCGATCGCGAAACCGGTGACGAAGATGGCAAAGACGGTGCTCGAAGCCGGACAGGTGCCCGGCGTCTTCCAGACGGCGTTCCAGCTCATGCGCTCGGCCCGCCCCGGTCCCGTGCTCATCGACCTGCCCATCGACGTGCAGCAGACCGAGATCGACTTCGACATCGACACCTACGAACCGCTCGCACCCGCGAAGCCTGCGGCCACCGCAGCGCAGGCAGAGAAGATCCTCGACCTCATCGCCGAGGCGGAGCACCCGATCATCATCGCCGGCGGCGGAATCATCAATGCCGATGCCGCCGACCGGCTCGTCGAATTCGCCGAGCTCACCTCCATCCCGGTCTCGCCGACCCTGATGGGCTGGGGTGCGATCCCCGATGACCACCCGTTGGCCGCGGGCATGGTCGGAATCCAGACGCACGTGCGCTACGGAAACGCGTCCTTCCTCGAATCCGATCTCGTCATCGGCATCGGCAACCGCTGGGCCAATCGCCACACGGGGAACCTCGAGGTCTATCGCAAGGGTCGGAAGTTCGTTCACATCGACATCGAACCCACCCAGATCGGACGCGTCTTCGCCCCCGACTTCGGAGTCGCCTCCGACGCCGGTGCCGCGCTCGATGCGCTGCTGGCGGCGGCGCGTTCGCGGTCGGGCGGACTGCCGGACTTCACCGGCTGGGCCGGCGAATGCACGGCACGGAAAGCGACCGAACATCGGAAGACGAACTTCACCGAGGTGCCGATCAAACCACAGCGCGTCTACCAGGAGATGAACCAAGCCTTCGGCAAGGACGTCACCTATGTCTCGACGATCGGCCTCAGCCAGATCGCCGGCGCTCAGATGCTCCACGTCTACCGTCCCCGGCACTGGATCAACGCTGGTCAGGCCGGACCCCTGGGCTGGACCGGGCCTGCAGCGCTCGGCGTGGCCAAGGGCAAGCCCGGCGAGACCGTCGTGGCTCTGTCCGGCGACTACGACTTCCAGTTCATGATCGAAGAGCTCGCCGTCGGTGCGCAGCACAAGATCCCCTATGTCCACGTCGTCGTCAACAACTCCTACCTCGGTCTCATCCGCCAGTCCCAGCGCGGTTTCGAGATGGACTACGAGGTGTCGCTGGCATTCGAGAACATCAACACCGCCGGTTCCGCATCGTCGGGATACGGCGTCGACCATGTGGCCGTGGCCCAGGGGCTCGGGTGCAAGGCGCTGCGGGTCGAGGATCCCGAGCTCATCGGCGAAGGGCTGCGCGTGGCCAAGGAGCTCATGGACGAACACCAGGTTCCCGTGGTCGTCGAAGTCATCCTCGAACGCGTCACGAACATCTCGATGGGCACCGCCCTCGATCAGATCAACGAGTTCGAGACGCTCGCCCAGACTCCGGCCGACGCTCCGAGCGCGCTGATCCCGATGGGCGAACTGGCCGCAGCGAAATAG
- the uraD gene encoding 2-oxo-4-hydroxy-4-carboxy-5-ureidoimidazoline decarboxylase, with protein MDLAEFNRLPADDARGILRPCLDVDRWIDAVVDARPLADLDSAKAASRTATPLTGAEIDAAMSHHPRIGDKAKGDSAEAAHSSREQAGLGTMEADVQSQLAAGNAAYEARFDRVFLIRAAGRTPEEILSELQRRMDNTAEDEAAEVGQQLIQIAELRLEGILA; from the coding sequence GTGGACCTGGCCGAGTTCAACCGACTCCCAGCCGATGATGCCCGCGGAATTCTGCGTCCCTGCCTCGACGTCGACCGGTGGATCGACGCGGTCGTCGACGCCCGCCCCCTGGCCGACCTCGACTCCGCCAAGGCGGCATCCCGAACTGCGACACCGCTGACCGGCGCCGAGATCGACGCGGCGATGTCCCATCATCCGCGCATCGGTGATAAGGCGAAGGGCGACAGCGCCGAGGCGGCCCATTCGAGCCGTGAACAGGCCGGACTCGGCACCATGGAAGCCGATGTGCAGTCCCAGCTGGCCGCGGGCAACGCCGCCTACGAAGCCCGCTTCGACCGCGTATTCCTCATCCGCGCCGCCGGCCGCACCCCTGAGGAGATCCTGTCCGAACTGCAGCGCCGCATGGACAACACCGCAGAGGATGAGGCCGCCGAGGTCGGGCAGCAGCTCATCCAGATCGCCGAACTCAGACTCGAAGGAATCCTCGCATGA
- a CDS encoding 2-hydroxy-3-oxopropionate reductase, whose protein sequence is MNLTTDDSKETPTMSKTIAFIGLGIMGLPMAKNLINAGFDVRGFNRTPAKADALAEAGGSAAATIAEAVDGADVIITMVPDSPDVEAVLTGDDGILAHASAGATWIDFSTIRPDVATELAAQAKDAGLKPLDAPVSGGEPGAIDGVLSIMVGGDQADFDAAADVFDAVGKTIVLVGPSGAGQTVKAANQLMVAGNIGLLAEAVVFLEAYGVETSAALQVLGGGLAGSKVLDQKGQKMLDRSFDPGFRLELHHKDMGIVTAAAREAGVAIPLGATVAQLVAATVQQGNGGLDHSGLFTVIEALSGTNEN, encoded by the coding sequence CTGAACCTCACCACCGACGACTCGAAGGAAACCCCCACTATGTCCAAGACCATCGCATTCATCGGACTCGGCATCATGGGCCTGCCCATGGCCAAGAACCTCATCAACGCCGGATTCGACGTCCGCGGCTTCAACCGCACCCCGGCCAAGGCCGACGCCCTCGCCGAGGCGGGAGGCAGTGCCGCCGCCACCATCGCCGAGGCGGTGGACGGGGCCGATGTCATCATCACCATGGTTCCCGACTCGCCCGACGTCGAAGCCGTGCTGACCGGCGACGACGGAATCCTCGCCCACGCCTCAGCCGGGGCCACCTGGATCGACTTCTCCACCATCCGTCCCGATGTGGCCACCGAACTGGCGGCCCAGGCCAAGGACGCCGGTCTCAAACCCCTCGATGCGCCCGTCTCCGGAGGCGAACCCGGAGCCATCGACGGCGTCCTGTCGATCATGGTCGGCGGAGACCAGGCCGACTTCGACGCCGCGGCCGATGTCTTCGACGCCGTCGGCAAGACCATCGTCCTCGTCGGCCCCTCAGGCGCCGGCCAGACCGTCAAGGCCGCGAACCAGCTCATGGTCGCCGGCAATATCGGACTCCTTGCCGAGGCCGTCGTCTTCCTCGAAGCCTATGGAGTCGAAACGAGTGCGGCACTGCAGGTCCTCGGCGGGGGACTGGCCGGGTCCAAGGTGCTCGATCAGAAGGGGCAGAAGATGCTCGACCGCTCCTTCGACCCCGGATTCCGGCTCGAACTCCACCACAAGGACATGGGCATCGTCACCGCCGCCGCCCGCGAGGCAGGAGTGGCGATCCCGCTCGGCGCCACGGTCGCCCAGCTCGTCGCCGCAACCGTGCAGCAGGGCAACGGAGGACTCGACCATTCGGGTCTCTTCACCGTCATCGAGGCCCTCTCAGGCACAAACGAGAACTGA
- the bcp gene encoding thioredoxin-dependent thiol peroxidase, translating into MTTTIQTQLTVGDIAPDFTLTDAEGRTVSKDDFAGRSVILYFYPKAASPGCTTEACDFRDNLSALAAAGFEVLGVSPDDTESLKEFAAEEGLTFSLLSDPGAAVAKAYGSYGQKTIGEHTFQGTQRSTFVIGADGTLTHAEYNVDARGHVARLRTQLL; encoded by the coding sequence ATGACCACGACCATTCAGACTCAGCTCACCGTCGGAGACATCGCTCCCGACTTCACGCTCACCGACGCCGAGGGACGGACCGTCTCGAAGGACGACTTCGCCGGCCGCAGCGTCATCCTCTACTTCTACCCGAAGGCGGCATCGCCGGGCTGCACGACGGAGGCCTGCGATTTCCGGGACAATCTCTCTGCCCTGGCGGCCGCCGGCTTCGAGGTCCTCGGAGTCTCCCCCGACGACACCGAATCGCTCAAGGAATTCGCCGCCGAGGAGGGACTGACGTTTTCGCTGCTCTCCGACCCGGGCGCTGCGGTGGCGAAGGCCTACGGCAGCTACGGGCAGAAGACGATCGGGGAGCACACGTTCCAGGGCACTCAGCGCTCGACCTTCGTCATCGGCGCCGACGGCACGCTCACCCACGCCGAGTACAACGTCGACGCCCGCGGCCACGTCGCCCGCCTCCGCACCCAGCTCCTCTAA
- a CDS encoding TIM barrel protein yields MSQNFTSPGSYVLNCSTLLTELPVLERAQAAKDAGFDEVEFWWPFDGNPTPTSAEVDEFIASLESAGVALKGLNFWAGNMAAGDRGMVSIIGAEEDFAKNVDIVVDIGRRTGCRAFNALYGLRTDGQDADAQDATAAANLALAAGKVAEIGGTVLVEPVSGAEAYPLKRYADAAEVVGHVRADGPENIAVLADLYHMHVNGDDVAAVIEAEAPNFGHIQIADADGRGAPGTGSLPLRQWIDRALELGYTGSVALEYKQDRATAFDWLDRAAQTA; encoded by the coding sequence ATGTCCCAGAACTTCACCTCACCTGGCAGCTACGTCCTCAACTGCTCCACCCTGCTCACCGAACTGCCCGTTCTCGAACGCGCCCAGGCAGCGAAGGACGCCGGATTCGACGAGGTCGAATTCTGGTGGCCCTTCGACGGGAACCCGACCCCCACCTCGGCGGAGGTCGATGAGTTCATCGCCTCCCTCGAATCCGCAGGGGTCGCCCTCAAGGGCCTGAACTTCTGGGCCGGGAACATGGCCGCCGGCGACCGCGGAATGGTCTCGATCATCGGTGCCGAAGAGGACTTCGCGAAGAACGTCGACATCGTCGTCGACATCGGCCGCCGCACCGGCTGCCGCGCCTTCAACGCGCTCTACGGACTGCGCACCGACGGCCAGGACGCGGACGCACAGGACGCCACGGCCGCCGCCAACCTGGCGCTGGCCGCCGGCAAGGTCGCCGAGATCGGCGGAACCGTCCTCGTCGAACCCGTCTCCGGGGCCGAGGCCTACCCGCTCAAGCGCTACGCCGACGCCGCCGAGGTGGTCGGACATGTCCGCGCCGACGGGCCCGAGAACATCGCCGTGCTCGCCGACCTCTACCACATGCACGTCAACGGCGACGATGTCGCGGCCGTCATCGAAGCCGAAGCCCCGAACTTCGGCCACATCCAGATCGCCGACGCCGACGGCCGCGGAGCACCCGGCACCGGATCGCTGCCGCTGCGCCAGTGGATCGACCGCGCCCTCGAGCTCGGCTACACCGGATCCGTGGCACTCGAATACAAACAGGACCGCGCCACCGCCTTCGACTGGCTCGATCGCGCCGCCCAGACCGCCTGA
- the allB gene encoding allantoinase AllB: MSNDADFDLIIHAAKALLPEGIEPATVGVRDGKIAEIARGGQDLGTAASAGVDVIEIGDDQVLLPGLVDSHVHVNDPGRAEWEGFASATRAAAAGGVTTIVDMPLNSLPPTVDVAALETKRAVAEPKAFVDVGFWGGAIPGNTADLRPLHDAGVYGFKCFLEDSGVEEFPPLEPAEMKADMAEIASFDGMLIVHAEDHEVMTSAPKNSGPKFADFLATRPREAENVAIARVIDAARETGARAHILHLSSADALGQIAAAKAEGIKLTVETCPHYLVFTAEEIPDGATTHKCCPPIREESNREALWQGLIDGTIDCIVSDHSPSTAELKLLDTGDFGAAWGGISSLQLGLSLVWTEAAKRGIELAEVVRWMSAAPAAVARVEGKGSIAEGNDADFAVFAPDDEWTVRATELWHRNQISAYDTRTVRGRVTRTVLRGAPVDFETPAGRLLKAR; encoded by the coding sequence ATGAGCAACGACGCCGACTTCGACCTGATCATCCATGCCGCGAAGGCTCTGCTGCCCGAGGGCATCGAGCCGGCGACGGTCGGGGTCAGGGACGGGAAGATCGCCGAGATCGCCCGCGGTGGACAGGATCTGGGCACGGCCGCCTCGGCGGGGGTCGACGTCATCGAGATCGGGGATGATCAGGTGCTGCTGCCCGGTCTCGTCGACTCCCACGTTCACGTCAACGATCCCGGTCGCGCCGAGTGGGAGGGCTTCGCCAGCGCCACCCGCGCGGCCGCAGCCGGGGGAGTGACGACGATCGTCGACATGCCGCTGAACTCCCTGCCGCCGACGGTCGACGTCGCGGCCCTGGAGACCAAGCGGGCTGTCGCTGAGCCCAAGGCCTTCGTCGACGTCGGCTTCTGGGGCGGGGCGATTCCTGGCAACACCGCGGATCTGCGGCCCCTGCACGACGCGGGCGTCTACGGGTTCAAATGCTTCCTCGAGGACTCCGGCGTCGAGGAGTTCCCGCCGCTGGAACCGGCGGAGATGAAGGCGGACATGGCCGAGATCGCTTCCTTCGACGGAATGCTCATCGTCCATGCCGAGGACCACGAGGTGATGACCTCGGCGCCGAAGAACTCGGGTCCGAAGTTCGCCGACTTCCTCGCCACGCGCCCCCGCGAGGCCGAGAACGTCGCGATCGCCCGCGTCATCGACGCTGCCCGGGAGACCGGGGCCCGGGCGCACATCCTGCACCTGTCCTCGGCGGATGCGCTGGGGCAGATCGCCGCGGCCAAGGCCGAGGGCATCAAGCTCACCGTCGAGACCTGCCCGCACTACCTCGTCTTCACCGCCGAGGAGATCCCGGACGGGGCGACGACGCACAAGTGCTGCCCGCCGATCCGTGAGGAATCGAACCGGGAGGCGCTGTGGCAGGGGCTCATCGACGGCACGATCGACTGCATCGTCTCCGACCACTCGCCCTCGACGGCCGAACTCAAACTGCTCGACACAGGCGATTTCGGTGCGGCGTGGGGCGGGATCTCGTCGCTGCAGCTGGGACTCTCGCTCGTGTGGACCGAAGCCGCGAAGCGCGGAATCGAGCTCGCCGAGGTGGTCCGCTGGATGTCCGCGGCTCCGGCGGCCGTGGCTCGGGTCGAAGGCAAGGGTTCGATCGCCGAGGGCAATGACGCGGACTTCGCCGTCTTCGCCCCCGACGACGAGTGGACGGTGCGGGCCACGGAACTCTGGCACCGCAACCAGATCAGCGCGTACGACACCCGCACCGTCCGCGGTCGTGTGACGCGAACGGTGCTGCGCGGAGCCCCGGTCGACTTCGAGACCCCCGCGGGCCGCCTCCTAAAAGCCCGCTGA
- the pucL gene encoding factor-independent urate hydroxylase — MSKVRLTSNQYGKAENRLMRVYRDTDRHEIRDLNVTSQLWGDFETAHTEGNNEHVVATDTQKNTVFAKAKELGVSSPEQFLMGLADHFTSSFDWVTGGRWEAEEYGWDRINDHKHSFFKSAPEVRTAVFTRDGDKDTLISGFNGLTVLKTTESGFVGYPKDKYTTLPETDDRILATDIATRWIYNTTDLDFEAVYTKVKEIILDSFTDHFSHALQHTLYQMGEKVIEAVPEIDEIRFSCPNKHHFLYDIDRFGLENPNEVFIVADRPYGLIEATFTREGVDENKDAWAQVAGFC, encoded by the coding sequence ATGAGCAAGGTCCGACTGACATCGAACCAATACGGCAAGGCGGAGAACCGACTCATGCGGGTCTATCGCGATACCGACCGCCACGAGATCCGCGATCTCAATGTCACCTCGCAGCTGTGGGGTGACTTCGAGACCGCGCACACCGAAGGCAACAACGAGCACGTCGTCGCCACCGACACGCAGAAGAACACGGTCTTCGCGAAGGCCAAGGAGCTGGGCGTGAGCTCGCCCGAACAGTTCCTCATGGGCCTGGCCGACCATTTCACGTCGAGCTTCGACTGGGTCACCGGCGGTCGCTGGGAGGCCGAAGAATACGGCTGGGACCGGATCAACGACCACAAGCACTCGTTCTTCAAGTCCGCACCCGAGGTACGCACCGCCGTCTTCACCCGCGACGGCGACAAGGACACGCTGATCTCCGGCTTCAACGGGCTCACCGTGCTCAAGACCACGGAGTCGGGCTTCGTCGGCTACCCGAAGGACAAGTACACGACTCTGCCGGAGACCGACGACCGGATCCTCGCCACCGATATCGCCACCCGGTGGATCTACAACACCACCGACCTCGACTTCGAGGCCGTCTACACCAAGGTCAAGGAGATCATCCTCGACTCATTCACCGACCACTTCTCCCATGCCCTGCAGCACACGCTGTACCAGATGGGGGAGAAGGTCATCGAGGCCGTGCCGGAGATCGACGAGATCCGCTTCTCCTGCCCGAACAAGCACCACTTCCTCTATGACATCGACCGTTTCGGGCTCGAGAACCCGAACGAGGTCTTCATCGTCGCCGACCGTCCCTACGGCCTCATCGAAGCCACCTTCACCCGTGAAGGCGTCGACGAGAACAAGGACGCGTGGGCGCAGGTCGCCGGCTTCTGCTGA
- a CDS encoding glycerate kinase: MSLTTIDPTPTIVCAPDSFKGSASAPAAAAAMARGARAVFPDARVAELPFADGGEGTLDALLAVWGTRPRTVDTVDALGRTTSADFGLSPDGRTAVIEAAQANGLPQVSDVGLQPERADTFGVGLIAAAALDLGVEEILLCIGGSASTDGGTGILAALGARFKDAAGQPVAPGGGGLAAIAEVDTSGLDRRATAVRWRIAVDVDNPLTGPRGAAAVFGPQKGADADSVTVLDSGLGHLAGVLTGTPSEARDLAATPGFGAAGGIPLALTTLLGAEVVPGSTMVAEAVGLAEALADADFVLTGEGSFDSQSLGGKVVAAVRDHAPASARVIVIAGRVGLSAAECREAGITAALSIAPGPADLASLSERAEALIEDTAAQACALSSPPNTPFQRRKDAP; this comes from the coding sequence ATGAGCCTGACAACCATTGATCCGACCCCGACGATCGTCTGTGCGCCGGATTCCTTCAAGGGTTCGGCCTCCGCCCCTGCCGCCGCGGCCGCCATGGCCCGCGGTGCCCGGGCGGTCTTCCCCGACGCGCGAGTCGCCGAGCTGCCCTTCGCCGACGGCGGGGAGGGCACGCTCGACGCTCTGCTCGCCGTCTGGGGAACTCGGCCGCGCACCGTGGACACGGTCGATGCCCTGGGCAGGACCACCTCGGCGGACTTCGGTCTCTCCCCGGACGGACGGACCGCGGTCATCGAAGCCGCCCAAGCCAATGGCCTGCCGCAGGTCTCAGACGTGGGGCTGCAGCCCGAACGCGCCGATACCTTCGGCGTCGGGCTCATCGCGGCCGCGGCACTCGACCTCGGCGTCGAGGAGATCCTGCTGTGCATCGGCGGCTCGGCGAGCACGGACGGCGGGACCGGAATCCTGGCCGCCCTCGGCGCACGCTTCAAAGATGCTGCAGGTCAGCCGGTCGCACCGGGCGGTGGCGGGCTGGCAGCGATCGCTGAGGTGGATACCTCGGGGCTGGATCGACGGGCCACGGCGGTGCGGTGGCGCATCGCCGTCGACGTCGACAATCCGCTCACCGGGCCTCGCGGGGCCGCCGCGGTCTTCGGCCCGCAGAAGGGAGCGGATGCGGACTCGGTGACCGTGCTCGATTCCGGGCTCGGGCACTTGGCCGGGGTGCTCACCGGCACCCCTTCCGAGGCGAGAGACCTGGCGGCGACTCCGGGATTCGGGGCCGCCGGCGGGATTCCGCTGGCGCTGACGACGCTGCTCGGCGCCGAGGTGGTTCCCGGATCGACGATGGTCGCCGAGGCTGTGGGCCTGGCCGAGGCTCTGGCTGATGCCGACTTTGTGCTCACGGGAGAGGGGTCCTTCGATTCCCAATCCTTGGGCGGGAAGGTCGTCGCGGCCGTACGGGACCACGCCCCCGCCTCGGCGAGGGTGATCGTCATCGCCGGTCGGGTCGGCCTGTCCGCCGCGGAGTGCCGGGAGGCCGGGATCACGGCGGCGCTGTCGATCGCACCGGGACCCGCGGACCTGGCCAGCCTGTCCGAGCGCGCCGAAGCGCTTATCGAGGACACGGCCGCGCAGGCGTGCGCACTCAGCTCGCCGCCGAACACACCATTTCAACGACGAAAGGACGCACCATGA
- the uraH gene encoding hydroxyisourate hydrolase has product MSFITAHALDSMVGTPAADLEVTLYSGDEVIVSARTDDNGRVSDFGPDHLEPGNYRIVFGTGEYFAARKVDHFHPVVTIDFTVQAGQEHYHIPLLLSPFAYSTYRGS; this is encoded by the coding sequence ATGAGCTTCATCACCGCCCACGCCCTCGACTCGATGGTCGGCACCCCGGCCGCTGATCTCGAGGTCACTCTCTACTCCGGTGACGAGGTCATCGTCTCGGCCCGCACCGACGACAACGGACGTGTCTCGGACTTCGGCCCCGACCATCTCGAGCCGGGCAACTACCGGATCGTCTTCGGCACCGGCGAATACTTCGCAGCCCGAAAGGTCGACCACTTCCACCCCGTGGTCACCATCGACTTCACCGTCCAGGCCGGCCAGGAGCACTATCACATTCCGCTGCTGCTCAGCCCCTTCGCCTACAGCACCTACCGCGGCAGCTGA
- a CDS encoding DUF559 domain-containing protein codes for MTTQKLYRLGFTKDEIRRGEKCCLERVARGRYVATGSCADARHEPIWAALTEADFEEFGYQGDMRDEIEPLRVLIRTRAEKIHTASGRWRVTKGREVFSHLSAALIHELPIAYPGEMRVEVFRPNVSRKYRHLYVRNREIPSAHRKMVGIYAVTTMERTLIDIARDYAPDVSVPMLDEVIRRRRTTRFRIEAVLAECPESRGDAAVLRALDLTDGRREAPSESIAAVRFFEHGISGFEPQVEFFGHLGEVIARVDFCNHDARLIVEIDGMEKYTMDGRTSRESLAAEKAREAALEARGYKIIRLTFGDLFRTAPFERILGTLAARLRTG; via the coding sequence ATGACGACTCAAAAGCTCTATCGGCTCGGGTTCACCAAAGACGAGATCCGGCGCGGGGAGAAGTGCTGTCTCGAACGCGTAGCGCGAGGACGATATGTGGCCACCGGCTCCTGCGCGGATGCGCGACATGAGCCGATCTGGGCGGCTCTGACCGAAGCCGACTTCGAGGAATTCGGCTACCAGGGCGATATGCGCGATGAGATCGAACCCCTGAGAGTGCTCATCCGCACGCGGGCCGAGAAGATCCACACCGCATCGGGGCGATGGCGGGTGACGAAAGGGCGCGAGGTCTTCTCCCATCTGTCGGCGGCACTCATCCACGAGCTCCCGATCGCCTATCCGGGTGAGATGAGGGTGGAGGTGTTCCGGCCGAACGTCAGTCGCAAGTACCGGCACCTCTATGTGCGCAATCGCGAGATTCCGTCCGCGCATCGGAAGATGGTCGGCATCTATGCGGTGACGACGATGGAGCGCACGCTCATCGACATCGCCCGGGACTACGCGCCAGACGTGTCCGTGCCGATGCTCGACGAGGTGATCCGCCGGCGGCGCACCACGCGTTTCCGCATCGAAGCGGTGCTCGCCGAATGCCCCGAATCCCGCGGAGACGCCGCGGTGCTGCGTGCTCTCGACCTCACCGACGGCAGGCGCGAAGCCCCCTCGGAGTCGATCGCCGCGGTGCGGTTCTTCGAACACGGCATCTCCGGATTCGAACCGCAGGTGGAGTTCTTCGGCCACCTCGGCGAGGTCATCGCCCGCGTCGACTTCTGCAACCACGACGCCCGACTCATCGTCGAGATCGACGGGATGGAGAAGTACACGATGGACGGCCGCACGTCCCGTGAGAGTCTCGCCGCGGAGAAGGCGCGCGAAGCAGCGCTCGAGGCCCGGGGGTACAAGATCATACGCCTGACCTTCGGAGACCTGTTCCGCACCGCGCCGTTCGAACGCATCCTCGGGACCCTCGCCGCCCGTCTGCGCACCGGATGA